The sequence below is a genomic window from Bactrocera neohumeralis isolate Rockhampton chromosome 4, APGP_CSIRO_Bneo_wtdbg2-racon-allhic-juicebox.fasta_v2, whole genome shotgun sequence.
tattttttacttagttATGTAGCGATGTATATCAGCAACTGTGTGATTGAGATTGAATTGGGCGGTTAAACGAGAACCGTCGGCTAGACGTATTTGTAACGTCGTTGTTGGCTGAGAAGAATCAATCTTAAGGTTTGCTTTAGCGGCGCTTTCATCCTCTTTAACATTAACAgctgttgttggttttgcaGTATTTGAAGCTGGTGCTGTTGATGCTGCTCCCTCAACGTTTGGTGTGGGACTAAATCATATAAattaagttataaatatatataggaAAGCTTTATTAATCACGGTAAAGATTTTTACCTTCCCAATGTGTGACCGGAACCTTTAAATTTAGGTGGGACTGTCTTCCTTTTATAATCCTCGTGGCGATGATCCTCCACGTCAACATTAACAACCCATCCCATTTCAAATAATTCATGAGGTATTTCACTGAATTTATCATATAAGTACTTGAACATtgttatttgtaataaaaatatatttacccGCGCATGACAGTTTCTAAGAACTCTTTATTTTCGGGATCATCATATAGACGTAGTTCACCATCATCAATGGAGAAACCTTGGCTCCATAATTTCAGCACAACAATAGGTCTCTTCTCTCCCGTTGCATTAGCATCATCCTGCTGCGAACCTACGACAGAATGGTCTGTATCGGTCATGCCCAACCGTACACCTTGACCCCATTGTACAGCGCCAGAAGTTGATTGACCGGTTGAAGTACTAGCAGATTCGCCGGTGTTGTGTTCTTGTGCCATTCGAAACATGTCAGTTAACTGTTCGCGGAAATTCTTACGTTTTGGTGGTCCTAAAACTTGCTGGCCTGAACGTTCGGAACCACCAGCATAGAACGCTTGTCCCTCTTCCTCATTAGATGTACGCTTTGTCATATCATTTAGTGTTGCTACTCTGATtagattatatataaataaatataaattcggGAACTAAAAATTCATAATTGCATATTTACTTTGGCTTATCTGAGCTTTTCTTAGTAAAACTGTCTGCGGCACCGGTTTCTGATCGCACCCGACTACTTGAATTTGTAGGTGCTGGTTCAATATTCGCTCCACCTGAATTTCGTTCAGTTGGTTGTTCATCGTTTACACCCTCTCCATCAACTTGATTGCCAAGAAAATTGGAAAGTGCATCCTGAAATCATATTATATGGATGCCTTAGAGCCGGATGAAAGTTCTTCAAGTTTTCTCACCTCTAGCGACCAATTGGAACTTGCTAAATAAAATCTGGCGACATTTTCATCTCCACCgcttatttcaataaattgtgCTATTAATTCATCGTTGTTAGACATATTTTTAGCATTCAAATCTTATTTTCTTCTCGTTGCAcagaattaagaaattaaaacaatgaTTTCACAGATTTAATACAAAATCAATTGAAGGTTGCCAGACTGTACTAACAAATGACAATACAATGTGCTGCCATATATTTGATAGTCCTTAACGtcaaaaaatggcattttgaatatatttaatttcaatatatttaaaaatatttagtttattaataccatatactttatttttgaatattgtttggcatttctt
It includes:
- the LOC126755626 gene encoding NSFL1 cofactor p47 — its product is MSNNDELIAQFIEISGGDENVARFYLASSNWSLEDALSNFLGNQVDGEGVNDEQPTERNSGGANIEPAPTNSSSRVRSETGAADSFTKKSSDKPKVATLNDMTKRTSNEEEGQAFYAGGSERSGQQVLGPPKRKNFREQLTDMFRMAQEHNTGESASTSTGQSTSGAVQWGQGVRLGMTDTDHSVVGSQQDDANATGEKRPIVVLKLWSQGFSIDDGELRLYDDPENKEFLETVMRGEIPHELFEMGWVVNVDVEDHRHEDYKRKTVPPKFKGSGHTLGSPTPNVEGAASTAPASNTAKPTTAVNVKEDESAAKANLKIDSSQPTTTLQIRLADGSRLTAQFNLNHTVADIHRYITNARPQYAEGNFRLVSSFPTRELTDEAATIELAGLKNASIMQRLN